The proteins below are encoded in one region of Centropristis striata isolate RG_2023a ecotype Rhode Island chromosome 12, C.striata_1.0, whole genome shotgun sequence:
- the slu7 gene encoding pre-mRNA-splicing factor SLU7, giving the protein MADCAIADPAMTEQTKVNSEGIVGLDEPKKMTREDWRKKKELEEQRKLGNAPAEVDEEGKDINPHIPQYISSVPWYIDPSKRPTLKHQRPQIETEPQFSAVGEWYKRGVQETAVATKFRKGACENCGALTHKKKDCLERPRKVGAKFTGTGIAPDEHSQIQLLMDYDGKRDRWNGYDPEEHQRIVEEYAKVDLAKRTLKAQKLQDELASGKLDQTEREHDSEDEDEDKYADDIDMPGQNFDSKRRITVRNLRIREDTAKYLRNLDPNSAYYDPKTRAMRENPYSNTGMNPDEVGYAGDNFARYSGDTITMAQTQLFAWEAYERGSEVHLQADPTKLELLHRSFKVKKEDFKEKQRDGILERYGGEEHLDAPPRELLLAQTEDYVEYSRHGAVLKGLEKAVARSKYEEDVLINNHTCIWGSYWIDGFWGYKCCHSMVKQSYCTGETGIGVNTTDCVPFEEGLVEQQEEEQPKSLLEMHRDKMTKEKKKKKKSKKNKKHGSDSSDSEDEEKKKEKLKKALEAEDKRAKHFETIMQIDERKRPYNSLQEIKAPTEEEMEAFRMKRCRPDDPMASFLGQ; this is encoded by the exons ATGGCGGACTGTGCGATAGCAGACCCAGCCATGACCGAGCAGACCAAAGTGAACTCGGAGGGCATTGTGGGCCTGGATGAGCCCAAGAAGATGACCAGGGAGGactggaggaagaagaaggagctggaggagcagcGGAAGCTGGGAAACGCTCCAGCTGAGGTGGACGAGGAGGGGAA aGACATAAACCCTCACATCCCACAGTATATTTCATCAGTGCCATGGTACATCGACCCATCCAAAAGGCCCACACTAAAACATCAGAGGCCACAGATTGAAACTGAGCCACAGTTCTCAGCTGTTGGCGAGTGGTACAAGAGAGGAGTGCAAGAG ACTGCTGTTGCCACTAAATTTCGTAAGGGAGCTTGTGAAAACTGCGGTGCCTTAACGCACAAGAAGAAGGACTGCTTGGAG CGACCCAGAAAAGTTGGGGCTAAATTCACCGGCACTGGCATAGCTCCAGATGAACACAGTCAAATACAGCTTCTCATGGACTACGATGGGAAACGGGATCGTTGGAACGGGTAtgaccctgaggaacaccagCGCATTGTGGAAGAGTACGCCAAAGTAGATCTG GCTAAAAGGACACTGAAGGCACAGAAGCTTCAGGATGAGTTGGCCTCTGGAAAACTGGACCAAACC GAGCGGGAACACGACAGtgaggatgaggatgaagaTAAATATGCAGATGACATCGACATGCCTGGTCAGAACTTTGACTCCAAGAGACGAATCACTGTTAGGAACCTGCGTATCAGAGAAGACACAGCTAAA TACCTGAGGAATTTGGATCCAAATTCAGCATATTATGATCCAAAAACTCGAGCTATGAGAGAGAACCCGTACTCCAACACTGGCATGAACCCCGACGA GGTGGGGTATGCTGGAGACAACTTTGCCCGGTATAGTGGGGACACCATCACCATGGCTCAAACGCAGT TGTTTGCCTGGGAGGCCTATGAGAGAGGCTCTGAGGTGCATCTGCAGGCTGACCCCACCAAGCTGGAGCTGCTGCACCGGTCCTTTAAGGTCAAGAAGGAGGACTTTAAAGAGAAACAGAGGGACGGCATTCTAGAGAGG TATGGAGGTGAAGAGCACTTGGATGCACCGCCGCGGGAACTGCTGTTGGCTCAGACAGAAGACTATGTGGAGTACTCTCGTCACGGTGCTGTGTTGAAAGGGCTTGAGAAGGCTGTGGCTCGCTCCAAGTACGAGGAGGACGTGCTCATCAATAACCACACT TGTATTTGGGGCTCCTACTGGATAGACGGCTTCTGGGGATACAAGTGTTGTCACTCCATGGTCAAACAGAGTTACTGCACAGGAGAGACTGGAATTGGAGTC AACACCACAGACTGTGTTCCATTTGAAGAGGGACTCGTGGAGCAACAGGAGGAAGAACAGCCCAAGTCCCTGCTGGAA ATGCATCGAGATAAGATGacgaaagagaagaagaagaaaaagaagagcaagaagaacaagaagcaTGGCTCTGACAGCAGCGATTCAGAGgatgaagagaagaagaaggaaaagcTGAAGAAg GCGCTAGAGGCGGAGGACAAGCGGGCAAAGCACTTCGAGACAATAATGCAGATAGATGAGAGGAAGCGGCCGTACAACAGCTTGCAGGAAATAAAGGCGCCCactgaggaggagatggaggccTTCCGCATGAAACGCTGCCGGCCAGATGATCCCATGGCTTCCTTCCTCGGACAGTGA